Genomic window (Candidatus Tanganyikabacteria bacterium):
GAGGGATGAGGCTCATGGCAGGTTCCATGCAACTCGAAGATAAGCGCCGCAAGGCATGCGGGCAACGCCAGGCCCGCTCCTTCGCGGCTTCGAGGTTAAGGCCCTTAACCGTTCCTTGGTCCCGGGAACAATTAAATCTCTGTTTGAGGAGTGTTAATCCGGGCATCCGTGCCGCTCGGCGGGCATATAACTGACGAGCGGGAACGGAGGATGCTCATGGTCAAGCCGGTCAATCAGATTCTGGGAAGCGCCCCGCTGCCGGCGCGCCCGGTCCGGGACGGCGCGCCCGCCGCGCCCGCCGCGCAAACCGATCAGCTCTCCACGACTCCCGAGATCCACACGGTCGTCAAGAACGACACGCTGAGCGCGCTGGCGGGCCGGTATGGCGTGAGCATGGAGCAGTTGCGCCAGCTGAATCCCGAGCTCTTCAAGGCCGGCACCGACTCCCGGGGCCGCCCCCGCAGCGCCGACGGCGGCAAGATCTACGAGGGCGACCAGGTGCGCTTGCGCGCGGCGGCCGCGGCTCCGCCAGCCGTCACGGCCACGCAGACCGCCGCCACCAGCGACCGCGTGGTGGCGGCAGCCAAGCAGTTCATCGACGCGGCCGGCAACTCGACCGATCCGGGCGTCGTGGGCGAGGCCCAGTCGATGCTCGCGCTGATTCCCGCGACCGATCCCGATCGCGCCGCGTACGAGGCCAAGGTGAAGGCACTGGCCGCCAAGGTGCCCGTGGGAGCGCCGGCGGGCGATGCCGCGAGCGATCTGACGACCCTCAGCGAGGCGTTCAACGACGCCAGCAAGGCTTTCGACCAGGCGCAGGATCCGGCCGCCAAGGCCGCCGCGCGCACCCAGGCGCTCATCGCGTATCAGCGGGTCGCGCAGGCGGTCGCCGCCATGCCGGCGTCGGAGGCCAAGGACATCGCCCAGGGCCAGCTTGAGATGATGGAGATGCGCCTCAAGGGCATGGGCGCGAGCGACGCGGCCATCGGCACCGCCCGCCAGGCCGCCGGTCTTC
Coding sequences:
- a CDS encoding LysM peptidoglycan-binding domain-containing protein, with protein sequence MVKPVNQILGSAPLPARPVRDGAPAAPAAQTDQLSTTPEIHTVVKNDTLSALAGRYGVSMEQLRQLNPELFKAGTDSRGRPRSADGGKIYEGDQVRLRAAAAAPPAVTATQTAATSDRVVAAAKQFIDAAGNSTDPGVVGEAQSMLALIPATDPDRAAYEAKVKALAAKVPVGAPAGDAASDLTTLSEAFNDASKAFDQAQDPAAKAAARTQALIAYQRVAQAVAAMPASEAKDIAQGQLEMMEMRLKGMGASDAAIGTARQAAGLPAAPAAAPAAAPRPVDPAAQEAFAAAQAKFDEASEAYDKAVKDSTSLAQAAAGIQAAQQKALAAFNEALAAASKVGPSAQPALDAMAQRLKQLGISDKAIADAKAKAPPMQADGAGPQAGGPPATP